Within the Bacillota bacterium genome, the region AAATAATAAAAAATATGCTCGCCGGACTTAAGCCAGGCGGCCATATTTTTTGTCTATTTGGAGTAAGAAGCAATCAAAAATAAAGTGTTTTTATCCGTATATTTGAAGGTTTTAAGGTTGCCGATCTTCGCGGCTCTTGCAGTAAGTTCGCTTTCTATATCTGAAAGCGGGATATTAAGCTCTGCAAGCATTACTAGCAGGTGGTATGTTAAATCACTAACCTCAAGCACAACCTGCTCTCTGACGCCGTTTTTTGAGGCAATAATGGTTTCAGCGCACTCCTCGCCAACTTTTTTTAAAATCTTATCTATTCCCTGCTCGAAAAGATAGCAGGTGTAAGAGCCTTCGGACTTGTTTTGTTTGCGGTCTTCTATAGTTTTATATAAATCTTCGATAGCGTTCATCTTATTTCTCCTCAAGTTTATTGAAAAAGCAGCTTCGGCTGCCGGTGTGGCATGC harbors:
- the hisE gene encoding phosphoribosyl-ATP diphosphatase — translated: MNAIEDLYKTIEDRKQNKSEGSYTCYLFEQGIDKILKKVGEECAETIIASKNGVREQVVLEVSDLTYHLLVMLAELNIPLSDIESELTARAAKIGNLKTFKYTDKNTLFLIASYSK